A genomic window from Lemur catta isolate mLemCat1 unplaced genomic scaffold, mLemCat1.pri scaffold_66_ctg1, whole genome shotgun sequence includes:
- the LOC123629987 gene encoding ankyrin repeat domain-containing protein 26-like, with protein MKTGTFFYEESPSVGTVHNGLGLHRELSSRENSMFFSSFPWTSDANLETYLTEMTHKLEQNISMELQEGLAELESGCSSLEKLLL; from the exons ATGAAGACGGGCACCTTCTTCTATGAAGAATCACCTTCTGTTGGAACTGTTCATAATGGCTTAGGTCTTCACAGAGAGCTTTCTTCAAGAGAAAACTCAAtgttcttttcctcattcccatGGACTTCAGATGCCAACTTGGAGACCTACTTGACTGAG atGACACACAAGTTGGAACAAAATATAAGTATGGAACTACAAGAAG gtctTGCTGAATTAGAATCTGGATGCTCTTCTCTAGAAAAGCTTCTCCTCTAG